The window AAGGCACCCGCCGTATGCATCCTCGTCGCCCGGAAAACCTATGAAAAGTGCAGGGAAACGGTCGCAGTATTCATGAAGCTTTTCCCGAAGGTGCGACTGCTGCTCCTTTGTCAGGACAAGGTCTTCGGTCCCTGCTTCAATCGGGACGTATTCGACGTATACGAACGCCAGAACACCCCTTGAGACCATGTCGCTGACGAACTCCTCACCGGTTACGCAGGGCATGTTCTTTGAGGTGACCATAAGAGAGCAGCCGAAAAACATTCCCCTCTCAGAAAGCCTTCTGCAAACATCCATCAGCTTTTCATATGTCCCTTCCCCCCTGCGGAAATCCGTCTCCACTGAAAAACCCTCAAGGCTCAGCATCGGGACTATATTTTTGTGTCTACCAAGCTCTTTTGATACGGCTTCGTCTATAAGAAGGCCGTTTGTAAAAACGGGAAACAGCATCTCGTGATATCTCTTTGCAAGCGAAAGGATCAAAGGAAGCCTGAGGAACGGTTCTCCTCCCGCAAAAACGACGGCAGAGACTCCAAGGTCCCTTGCCTGCGATATTATATCCGACACTTCCTCATCGGTCATATCTGAACTGCCTAAACGGCACTCACGGGAGTTCATGTAGCACCCCATGCACGTCAGGTTGCAGCGTGACGTAAGGGATATCATCATGACGCCCGGGACCAGGACTCCCTTTCTCTCGTATTCAGCCCTCTTTGCTGCAGCCTTTTTCTGGTGATATGCTATCTTTGCCCCCGTAAGGACAAGTCCCGGATTTTTCGAGGCAATCCTGCCCGCATTCTTTATGGTCGCCTCTATAACCCCGTCAAATATATCCCTGTACGACCTTTCCTCTCTGCATTCGCTCATATTATGTACTGTTTAAATGTATATTGAAATCAGAAAGAATTAACCCAAAAAGAATATCATAAAAGCAGACAGGAAGAAAAGAAACCTTCGGTTTAACTAAAGAAGTATGATAAAAACGGATATGAATAATTAAAAAAAGGAAGAGATTTTTTGTATAAAGCCTTTATTTCATGTCTCATCCGGGGTGTTCAGGCCAAGATAATCATAAAGTGCATCTACACCCGGCTTCTCCCCCAAAAAGTTCTCGAGAAGAACCATGTTGTCTTCTGTATTCCCTTTTGAATAGATGTCATCCCTAAGTTTTAAGCCAAGGGTTTCGTTTGTCATCCCGTATTCTTTGAATTTTTCATCAATATCAAGTGCGTATACCTTAGACCAGAGGTACCCGTAATAGCCTGCATCATACCCCCCCATAAGGTGCGGGAACGTCGCCTGCGGGTGAATAAGGACAGGAAGACCCTCCCCGAAGACCTCCTCGTACGTGGAGTTCCAGACGTTTGTAGTATTCACAGGAACCGTTGAATTATGATAATACATGTCCACAAGGGAATACATCAGCTGCGAACTGTAGCTGATGCCTTTCCCGAAATCTCTTGCGGAGATTACACTTTTAAGAAGCGAATCAGGAATCTTTTCCGAAGGCTTGTCGTATTTTCCGGACATCAACTCAAGAATTTCCGGGTCCCATGCCCACTCCTCAAGGGTCTGTGAAGGTGTCTCAGTAAAGTCAAAGTCCACA of the Methanomicrobium sp. W14 genome contains:
- a CDS encoding radical SAM/SPASM domain-containing protein, which gives rise to MSECREERSYRDIFDGVIEATIKNAGRIASKNPGLVLTGAKIAYHQKKAAAKRAEYERKGVLVPGVMMISLTSRCNLTCMGCYMNSRECRLGSSDMTDEEVSDIISQARDLGVSAVVFAGGEPFLRLPLILSLAKRYHEMLFPVFTNGLLIDEAVSKELGRHKNIVPMLSLEGFSVETDFRRGEGTYEKLMDVCRRLSERGMFFGCSLMVTSKNMPCVTGEEFVSDMVSRGVLAFVYVEYVPIEAGTEDLVLTKEQQSHLREKLHEYCDRFPALFIGFPGDEDAYGGCLAAGRGFVHVSPSGDLEPCPAAPFSDMNLKTVPLEDALKSGLLEKIRKSHGMLTESGGGCALWANREWVKTLHEKK